One stretch of Zerene cesonia ecotype Mississippi chromosome 20, Zerene_cesonia_1.1, whole genome shotgun sequence DNA includes these proteins:
- the LOC119834798 gene encoding leucine-rich repeat-containing protein 23-like, translated as MLKSHFNLQRDDNEEEIEIVPEEHAYHEHVGEEAGPDEEPIIRPPERVLNRSEISIRLSVLGKTAAGDGYTYLKATCTNMNLTEISAFKSFHHLQYIDVSNNNLNSESLQVLSELPFLLLIHADKNNLNSAYLKRMKYLQVVIFNNNRISSVRDVYHPEMSTVEVGYNKILNIYFENRMPNLKCLDFRYNSIHDISDMDFPNLDSLYLAGNRITSLVGIAKLPNLRILHVRNNPIKLLNGFEPIHKKLQYLNLRNTKVTTLKQIKKLRVLPALETLVIKGCPYMGGTGEEDAEVADEEENPEQRVEVLASLPRLKRLNKGVITPEERTEANDLIKQWIEEGENDEEEIEDEHNEQESNEEN; from the exons ATGTTAAAATCGCATTTCAATTTACAAAGAGACGACAATGAAGAGGAAATCGAAATAGTTCCAGAGGAACACGCGTATCACGAACACGTTGGTGAGGAAGCTGGTCCTGACGAGGAGCCAATCATACGACCGCCGGAACGTGTACTCAATCGATCTGAGATAAGCATTCGACTGAGTGTGCTCGGGAAGACGGCAGCCGGCGATGG atacacatatttaaaagcaacATGTACAAACATGAATTTAACAGAGATTTCAGCGTTTAAATCATTCCATCATCTACAATACATAGATGTGTCCAACAACAACTTAAATTCAGAAAGCTTACAGGTTCTATCAGAACTAccattcttattattaattcacgctgacaaaaacaatttaaattcagcgtatttaaaaagaatgaaGTATTTACAAgttgtgatttttaataacaacagAATATCGTCTGTGCGCGATGTATATCATCCAGAAATGAGCACTGTCGAAGTGggctataataaaatactcaacATATATTTCGAGAACCGAATGCCAAATCTAAAATGCCTCGACTTCCGCTACAATTCTATACATGACATCTCTGATATGGACTTTCCTAATTTGGACAGTCTGTATTTGGCTGGCAACAGGATAACCAGTCTAGTTGGTATAGCAAAACTTCCAAACTTAAGGATTCTCCATGTAAGAAACAATCCTATCAAGTTGTTAAACGGCTTTGAaccaatacataaaaaactgCAGTATCTCAACTTGAGGAACACCAAAGTgacaacattaaaacaaatcaaaaagttaagg GTATTGCCAGCTCTCGAAACGCTAGTAATAAAGGGATGTCCGTACATGGGAGGCACAGGTGAAGAAGACGCAGAGGTGGCTGATGAAGAAGAGAATCCTGAACAGAGAGTGGAAGTACTAGCTTCATTGCCGAGACTTAAACGACTCAATAAAGGAGTTATTACACCAGAAGAAAG AACTGAAGCTAATGACCTTATCAAGCAGTGGATAGAGGAAGGCGAGAATGATGAAGAGGAAATAGAAGATGAGCACAATGAACAGGAATCAAATGAGGAAAACTAA